In a single window of the Lacerta agilis isolate rLacAgi1 chromosome 15, rLacAgi1.pri, whole genome shotgun sequence genome:
- the LOC117060369 gene encoding inactive serine/threonine-protein kinase TEX14-like, which yields MDTEVKQMARQAASGQLGLPPQYPLGEWTSESEGESIKDAFRSTSSKERLRFHQWNTEEGRLRADSGIGDHCLLCDRSEENDLEVALKRSVVPESQRTDAVWRLDSLFPSFPSRNQIFPCCSLQNSTAVEEEDLEITQDICSQEDDLETFQEICGREECPTDAEQRGKLFPHCGTEAKHLHGKAPGEDLFTPAARSLIDIQDLSSIICEDTFKATPYETPRSSHSPMDASTPLSPGNR from the exons ATGGACA CGGAAGTGAAGCAGATGGCGAGGCAAGCGGCTTCCGGGCAGCTTGGCCTTCCGCCCCAGTATCCTCTTGGTGAATGGACATCAGAGAGCGAGGGGGAGAGCATCAAGGATGCCTTTCGGAGCACCAGCAGCAAGGAGAGACTCCGGTTCCACCAGTGGAACACCGAGGAAGGGAGGCTGCGGGCTGACAGCGGAATCGGGGACCACTGTTTGCTCTGTGACCGCAGCGAAGAAAATGACTTGGAGGTTGCGTTGAAAAGATCTGTGGTACCCGAGAGCCAAAGAACTGACG CAGTTTGGAGACTTGACTCTCTGTTTCCAAGCTTCCCCTCTAGAAACCAAATCTTTCCTTGTTGTTCTCTTCAGAACTCAACTGCTGTTGAAGAAGAAGACCTGGAAATCACCCAAGATATTTGCAGCCAGGAAGACGACTTGGAGACATTCCAAGAAATCTGTGGGAGGGAAGAATGCCCCACAGATGCAGAGCAAC GAGGAAAACTATTTCCCCACTGCGGCACAGAGGCGAAACATCTCCATGGCAAGGCGCCAGGGGAGGATTTGTTTACACCTGCAGCCAG GTCACTCATCGATATTCAGGACTTGTCCAGCATCATCTGCGAGGACACGTTTAAGGCAACGCCATACGAAACTCCCAGGAGCAGTCACTCGCCCATGGATGCCAGCACTCCACTTAGCCCAGGTAACAGGTGA
- the LOC117059969 gene encoding inactive serine/threonine-protein kinase TEX14-like, which yields MYPINALLMPVIAEQADSEDQEIKLDECKADCRLWNNDTLCLEEDTDRAHSSLDDVLEAVLRPVADSRNPRAELSAPIKREPSHAHHGNIEMRDGAEDSFSESEGSAENVEELNCAQPCAKAGIDAACRNRDFF from the exons ATGTATCCTATTAATGCTCTTTTGATGCCAGTGATTGCTGAGCAAGCAGATTCAGAAGATCAAGAAATAAAGCTGGACGAGTGCAAAGCTGATTGCAGACTCTGGAACAATGACACTTTGTGTCTAGAAGAAGATACAGACAG gGCTCACTCAAGCCTTGATGATGTTTTGGAAGCTGTCCTCAGGCCAGTTGCCGACAGTCGCAACCCTCGCGCAGAGCTATCAGCCCCCATCAAGAG GGAGCCAAGCCACGCCCATCACGGAAACATCGAGATGAGGGACGGAGCAGAGGACAGCTTCAGCGAATCGGAGGGTTCTGCCGAGAATGTTGAAG AGCTGAACTGTGCGCAGCCGTGTGCCAAAGCAGGGATTGATGCTGCCTGCAGGAACCGAGActttttttga
- the LOC117059787 gene encoding LOW QUALITY PROTEIN: pinopsin-like (The sequence of the model RefSeq protein was modified relative to this genomic sequence to represent the inferred CDS: inserted 1 base in 1 codon; deleted 2 bases in 2 codons) codes for MLGSNASQVEARTEPPGPFEGPQWPYLAPQXTYISVLSSWGWWSLSAPLANGLVIVVSVQFKKLRYPLNYVLVNLAVADLLVTFFGSTISFVNNARGFFIFGQATCEFEGFMVSLTGIVGLWSLAILAFERYLVICKPVGDFRFQKRHAVLGCAFTWGWSLVWTVPPLLGWSSYVPEGLRTSCGPNWYSGGTSNNSYIMTLFVTCFAMPLSTILFSYANLLVTLRAVAAQQKEQETTQRAEREVTRMVVAMVAAFLVCWLPYASFAMVVATHKDLAVRPALASLPSYFSKTATVYNPVIYVFMNKQFRSCLLYTMSCGHRPLSSQDTTPAVISLPSRLTTSASEGSRNQVSPS; via the exons ATGCTAGGTTCAAATGCTTCGCAGGTTGAGGCGAGAACAGAACCCCCAGGCCCT TTTGAGGGGCCGCAATGGCCCTACCTGGCCCCAC GCACCTACATATCAGTGCTGTCCTCATGGGGCTGGTGGTCACTCTCGGCCCCCTTGGCGAACGGCTTGGTGATTGTGGTCTCCGTCCAGTTCAAGAAGCTCCGCTATCCTTTGAACTACGTCCTGGTGAACCTGGCCGTGGCCGATCTCTTGGTCACCTTCTTTGGGAGCACCATCAGCTTCGTCAACAACGCCCGCGGCTTCTTTATCTTTGGCCAGGCG ACCTGCGAGTTTGAAGGCTTCATGGTCTCCTTAACAG ggaTTGTGGGTCTTTGGTCCTTGGCGATCCTGGCCTTTGAGAGGTATCTCGTGATCTGCAAACCAGTGGGCGATTTCCGCTTCCAGAAAAGGCACGCAGTGCTTGGTTGTGCTTTCACTTGGGGGTGGTCGTTAGTCTGGACGGTCCCACCACTCCTCGGTTGGAGCAGCTATGTCCCTGAAG GCTTGAGGACATCCTGCGGCCCCAACTGGTACAGCGGCGGAACCAGCAACAACAGCTACATCATGACTTTGTTCGTGACCTGCTTTGCGATGCCTCTCAGCACAATCCTTTTCTCCTATGCCAACTTGCTCGTGACGCTGAGAGCC GTGGCGGCTCAGCAGAAAGAGCAGGAGACCACTCAGCGGGCTGAGAGGGAGGTGACGCGGATGGTTGTCGCCATGGTGGCTGCCTTCCTCGTCTGCTGGCTGCCCTACGCCAGCTTCGCCATGGTGGTCGCCACCCACAAGGACCTTGCCGTACGGCCAGCGCTCGCTTCCCTGCCGTCATATTTCTCCAAGACGGCGACAGTGTACAACCCCGTCATCTACGTCTTCATGAACAAGCAG TTCCGCAGTTGCCTCCTCTACACCATGAGCTGTGGCCACAGACCATTATCTTCCCAGGACACGACACCGGCTGTGATCAGCCTCCCAAGCCGCCTCACCACCTCAGCTTCAGAAGGAAGCAGGAATCAAGTGTCACCTTCCTAA